From a region of the Leishmania major strain Friedlin complete genome, chromosome 32 genome:
- a CDS encoding membrane associated protein-like protein — translation MWSFLNDVRESVRQVVAPPPSRSSIASTTTTATSTTANTREMGFEEAVDQLTTGLLYLWRKADQAASKVLRQAFDGAVSLREEATPRLFTVTAEARASLSEGELLELLIDAVSQATDRTHQALDEANFLLSLGIEEQIAHTKDYAGCYQWWDRTVNRRLIVCQELLQARFADASSTPQHLATVMALRTQIDVIRRASTQPLAAVAARGRLLEDERYDLLKSLPAMLPVEGGDQPAHASSTATDDAASTAHQPTAAHPSEASYTPSTEGVVASVPRDSYIPQFRPFTISSPIAAAAPLTDSATATLQEFDSTHCHAQPATAHAFPSQTPPSSQEQARLAREAEEQARLAREAEEQARLVREAEEQARLVREAEEQARLAREAEEQARLVREAEEQAHLVREAEEQARLVREAEEQARLAREAEEQARLVREAEEQARLAREAEEQARLAREAEEQARLAREAEEQARLAREAEEQARLAREAEEQARLAREAEEQARLAREAEEQARLAREAEEQARLAREAEEQARLAREAEEQARLAREAEEQARLAREAEEQARLVREAEEQARLAREAEEQARLVREAEEQARLAREAEEQARLAREAEEQARLAREAEEQARLVREAEEQARLAREAEEQARLAREAEEQARLAREVEESVARSKVSRESEEVSVALYGEVILGTEAMPKEMHTPPSSHNVMPPPVGTVMDDEGWGEEDGFEEVNMAQFTKYLGSPQRRTSWGGADPSFSSSPLPAYAQAHTPASARWGASMSCQKLSPPITPVSGVQEVGLTAVVTAAVGRRTGGMSLRKKSPPVRVARDGATPVSAFQPRSSMGSSSSMSSPYGGAANAASGATGWRPAPQQSVFSSPSAVSKQSKRQVQLEDDDKWDEDW, via the coding sequence ATGTGGAGCTTTCTGAACGATGTGCGGGAGTCGGTGCGGCAGGTAgtcgcgcctcctcccagcaggagcagcatagctagcaccaccaccaccgccacgtcTACGACGGCGAATACGAGGGAGATGGGCTTCGAGGAGGCAGTGGATCAACTGACAACTGGCCTGCTTTACTTATGGCGCAAGGCTGACCAGGCAGCCAGTAAGGTCCTTCGCCAAGCCTTCGACGGAGCCGTCTCGCTTCGGGAGGAGGCCACTCCACGGCTGTTTACCGTGACAGCAGAGGCGCGCGCGTCCCTGTCAGAGGGCGAGCTCCTGGAGCTCCTCATAGATGCCGTCTCGCAGGCAACCGATCGCACGCATCAGGCACTCGATGAGGCCAACTTTCTCTTGAGCCTCGGCATTGAAGAGCAAATCGCGCACACGAAAGACTACGCGGGGTGCTATCAGTGGTGGGATCGAACAGTGAACCGCCGCCTTATCGTCTGccaagagctgctgcaggcccGCTTCGCCGATGCCTCTTCTACACCACAGCATTTGGCAAccgtgatggcgctgcgcacccaAATAGATGTGATCCGACGCGCCTCGACCCAGCCGCtagccgctgtcgccgctcgCGGACGCCTTCTCGAAGACGAGCGCTACGACTTGCTCAAATCTCTCCCCGCCATGCTCCCCGTCGAAGGAGGCGATCAACCCGCACACGCCAGCTCCACGGCAACCGATgatgccgcctccaccgcccaCCAGCCCACTGCCGCACACCCTAGTGAAGCTTCTTATACGCCATCCACGGAGGGCGTGGTTGCTTCCGTGCCTCGTGACTCATACATACCTCAGTTTAGGCCCTTTACCATCTCTTCACCaatcgctgctgccgctccgctaACCGATTCCGCCACCGCTACTCTTCAAGAGTTCGACTCCACTCACTGCCACGCACAGCCTGCCACTGCGCACGCATTTCCATCACAGACGCCACCTTCCTCTCaggagcaggcacgccttgcccgtgaggcggaggagcaggcacgccttgcccgtgaggcggaggagcaggcacgccttgtccgtgaggcggaggagcaggcacgccttgtccgtgaggcggaggagcaggcacgccttgcccgtgaggcggaggagcaggcacgccttgtccgtgaggcggaggagcaggcacaCCTTGtccgtgaggcggaggagcaggcacgccttgtccgtgaggcggaggagcaggcacgccttgcccgtgaggcggaggagcaggcacgccttgtccgtgaggcggaggagcaggcacgccttgcccgtgaggcggaggagcaggcacgccttgcccgtgaggcggaggagcaggcacgccttgcccgtgaggcggaggagcaggcacgccttgcccgtgaggcggaggagcaggcacgccttgcccgtgaggcggaggagcaggcacgccttgcccgtgaggcggaggagcaggcacgccttgcccgtgaggcggaggagcaggcacgccttgcccgtgaggcggaggagcaggcacgccttgcccgtgaggcggaggagcaggcacgccttgcccgtgaggcggaggagcaggcacgccttgcccgtgaggcggaggagcaggcacgccttgcccgtgaggcggaggagcaggcacgccttgtccgtgaggcggaggagcaggcacgccttgcccgtgaggcggaggagcaggcacgccttgtccgtgaggcggaggagcaggcacgccttgcccgtgaggcggaggagcaggcacgccttgcccgtgaggcggaggagcaggcacgccttgcccgtgaggcggaggagcaggcacgccttgtccgtgaggcggaggagcaggcacgccttgcccgtgaggcggaggagcaggcacgccttgcccgtgaggcggaggagcaggcacgccttgcccgtgaggtggaggagagtGTGGCGCGGTCGAAGGTATCGAGGGAATCCGAGGAGGTCTCTGTAGCACTGTACGGCGAGGTGATCCTGGGCACCGAGGCAATGCCAAAGGAAATGCACACGCCGCCCTCCAGCCATAATGTGATGCCGCCCCCTGTGGGAACCGTAATGGACGATGAAGGGTGGGGCGAAGAAGACGGCTTTGAGGAGGTAAACATGGCTCAGTTCACAAAATATCTCGGCTCTCCACAAAGACGCACTAGTTGGGGCGGCGCCGACCCCTCGTTCTCGTCATCGCCGCTCCCTGCGtacgcgcaggcgcacacaccagCGTCTGCCCGGTGGGGTGCATCGATGTCGTGCCAGAAGCTCTCGCCGCCGATAACGCCAGTGTCTGGTGTGCAAGAGGTTGGATTAACAGCGGTGGTCACTGCCGCTGTGGGCCGTCGAACAGGCGGAATGAGTTTGCGTAAGAAATCGCCGCCTGTGCGGGTGGCGAGGGACGGAGCAACGCCCGTGTCCGCATTCCAACCTCGCAGCTCAATGGGCAGTAGTAGCAGTATGAGCAGCCCttacggcggcgccgcgaaTGCTGCGTCTGGCGCAACTGGATGGAGACCTGCACCTCAGCAGAGTGTCTTCTCTAGCCCTTCGGCGGTGAGCAAGCAATCGAAACGCCAGGTGCAACTCGAGGATGACGATAAATGGGATGAGGATTGGTAG
- a CDS encoding putative sphingosine-1-phosphate phosphatase: protein MFVVTSKPASHFVGPSSAQDFTPVPSPPLTTLASTRRDAVREGVAVSATCTDDTTNGIGNGGIAGVAPCNGNNSGWPYPRGGGNPAANGTASGKSKPISLGIVLKGPNREGESNPSDFAENSDSLGTDAPQVGDTVESAIKVPMTVVTPAAVSSDVVASPLTVHENLVQWRPPQRAVVFREWYISCFCNEQQVWWIKKAQRIGGPLQPLLVPYFQLWSFTGEAEFYILFIPTTAWLGAPLSSVQMASMLWVGQYVTSTMKDAFCCPRPPCPPLQLHGKRDAHDNEYGFPSTHSCQSGVFSFLLYCQLVHAFPDHAFLCWLAAVCYFAHVSFSRIYLGMHWVGDLIGGGVVAFLTVLSHVAFLDGWEASILQRADTPWWAYLLLYVTVHLLSMAHATPHDPCPCYIDSLRFTGAVMGSAIGLWRFYAIYGTLAARPQSDHMLDVVFSFSFLMQWVVCMAVVFASRELSLLIAAVVLKAVFKFLSGECAPRLPKSLRQPYLAMAKVVGLTTLGNERGSRSCIPVTANGSLPMQSDRFNGGFGQDEKAAAAAADGKNALNSRSNTETVEELDGYLNSQQVWSLRTHRHWWLWDVHGRTVSYAVMGFVATFVCQVLLRETFGVGQELTALAAHRPWSPPPSPE, encoded by the coding sequence ATGTTCGTCGTGACATCAAAGCCTGCCAGCCACTTTGTtggcccctcctccgctcAGGACTTCACGCCGGTGCCATCGCCACCGTTGACGACGCTGGCATCGACCCGCAGGGATGCTGTTCGAGAAGGCGTTGCTGTCAGCGCCACATGTACTGACGATACCACAAATGGCATTGGGAATGGTGGCATAGCCGGCGTTGCACCATGCAACGGGAACAACAGTGGCTGGCCTTAcccccgcggcggcggcaacccAGCTGCCAATGGCACTGCTAGTGGTAAGTCGAAGCCAATCTCGCTGGGTATCGTGCTGAAAGGCCCCaacagagagggggagagcaaCCCGTCAGACTTCGCGGAAAACTCCGATAGCCTCGGCACAGATGCACCCCAAGTCGGCGACACCGTCGAGTCGGCAATCAAGGTTCCCATGACCGTCGTGACACCGGCGGCAGTTTCAAGCGATGTGGTGGCGTCGCCGCTCACGGTGCACGAAAATCTCGTGCAGTGGCGCCCCCCGCAGCGGGCGGTTGTGTTTCGCGAGTGGTACATCTCCTGCTTCTGTAACGAGCAGCAAGTGTGGTGGATCaagaaggcgcagcgcatAGGTGGCccactgcagccgctgctcgtgccATACTTCCAGTTGTGGAGCTTCACTGGCGAGGCTGAATTCTACATTCTGTTCATTCCGACGACGGCTTGGCTTGGTGCGCCTCTCAGCAGTGTGCAAATGGCGTCGATGCTATGGGTGGGGCAGTACGTGACCAGCACCATGAAGGACGCTTTCTGCTGCCCACGTCCGCCGTGTCCACCGCTTCAGCTGCACGGCAAGCGCGACGCTCACGACAACGAGTACGGCTTCCCAAGCACCCACTCCTGCCAAAGCGgcgtcttctccttcttgCTGTACTGCCAACTGGTGCACGCCTTCCCTGATCACGCCTTCCTGTGCTGGCTGGCGGCCGTTTGCTACTTCGCGCACGTCAGTTTCTCGCGCATCTACCTGGGCATGCACTGGGTCGGTGACTTGAttggtggcggtgtggtGGCCTTCCTTACTGTTCTCTCCCACGTCGCCTTCCTCGATGGGTGGGAGGCCAGCATCCTGCAGCGTGCCGACACGCCGTGGTGGGCGTACCTGCTTTTGTACGTCACCGTGCACCTGCTCTCCATGGCCCATGCCACCCCCCATGACCCGTGCCCGTGCTACATTGATAGCCTGCGCTTCACCGGTGCGGTGATGGGCTCTGCGATCGGCCTCTGGAGATTCTACGCAATCTACGGTACCCTGGCCGCACGCCCGCAATCCGACCACATGCTCGACGTGGTGTTCTCCTTCAGCTTTCTGATGCAGTGGGTCGTGTGCATGGCCGTTGTCTTTGCCAGCAGGGAGCTGTCGTTGctcatcgccgccgttgtACTGAAGGCGGTCTTCAAGTTCTTGTCGGGTGAGTGCGCGCCGCGGTTGCCCAAGTCGCTTCGGCAGCCCTACTTGGCCATGGCGAAGGTGGTCGGGCTGACCACGCTTGGCAACGAGCGAGGCTCGCGCTCCTGCATCCCCGTCACCGCCAATGGTTCTCTCCCCATGCAAAGTGACCGCTTCAACGGCGGATTTGGCCAAGACGAgaaagccgccgcggccgccgctgacggcaaGAACGCGCTGAATTCACGCAGCAACACGGAaacggtggaggagctggacgGGTACTTGAACAGTCAGCAAGTCTGGTCGCTCCGCACTCACCGACACTGGTGGCTTTGGGACGTGCACGGGCGCACCGTTTCCTATGCCGTCATGGGCTTCGTGGCCACATTTGTGTGCCAAGTGCTCTTGAGGGAAACTTTTGGGGTTGGTCAGGAGCTTACCGCGCTGGCAGCGCATCGTCCGtggtcaccaccaccgtcgccagAGTGA
- a CDS encoding putative C-14 sterol reductase, with protein MAKGRGGASKAEANLLQPCTKTYEWGGPVGALFMVAFLPTLVVALNSLCAGERCSLMQAVRLPALMKEVVQGAWPMLRTAIGIELVWIAAHAVFSILPIGKLVHGGELRSGERLAYRMNAIHAFVVAHLVLFGLHFASILNMAAVADLYHPLMIGAILISFAMSVVLYAASYRSRNVLTALGGNSGCVLYDFWVGRELNPRTGPLDWKLMCELRPGLIGWSILNWAFVCKSVELGTVTPSIVLTALFESFYVLDGLLLEAGNLSMMDIVTDGFGFMLCFGDLAWVPFTYTLQTKYLVHHPVHLSLVHLCLCASLSATGYLIFRNANTEKDRFRKNPQDPRVQHLRVMRTSNGKSLIISGYWGVCRHPNYVGDWLMALGWAAFSGTAEWLPYFHPLYFGFLLMHRQLRDEQQMREKYGKEDWSAFCRVVKYRLFPYIY; from the coding sequence ATGGCGAAAGGCAGAGGAGGTGCTTCCAAGGCAGAGGCGAATCTTCTGCAGCCCTGCACAAAAACCTACGAATGGGGCGGCCCGGTGGGAGCCCTCTTCATGGTTGCCTTTCTCCCCACACTGGTTGTAGCGCTGAACAGCCTGTGCGCTGGGGAGCGGTGCAGCCTCATGCAGGCAGTGCGACTGCCTGCACTGAtgaaggaggtggtgcagggcGCTTGGCCGATGCTGCGGACGGCGATCGGCATCGAGCTTGTGTGGATCGCCGCTCACGCCGTATTTTCTATCCTTCCTATTGGCAAGCTCGTCCACGGTGGCGAGCttcgcagcggcgagcggcTTGCCTACCGCATGAACGCCATCCACGCCTTCGTCGTTGCTCACCTCGTACTCTTTGGCCTGCACTTCGCCTCCATTCTCAACATGGCTGCTGTGGCCGACCTCTACCACCCCCTCATGATCGGCGCCATTCTCATCTCGTTCGCCATGTCGGTCGTGCTGTATGCGGCGTCGTACCGCAGCCGCAACGTACTCACGGCTCTCGGTGGCAACAGCGGGTGCGTCCTTTACGACTTTTGGGTCGGCCGCGAGCTGAACCCGCGCACCGGTCCGCTGGACTGGAAGCTGATGTGCGAACTCCGTCCTGGTCTCATTGGCTGGAGCATTCTTAACTGGGCATTCGTGTGCAAGTCGGTCGAGCTGGGTACCGTGACGCCGAGCATCGTGCTCACCGCACTTTTCGAGTCCTTCTACGTGCTGGACGgtctgctgctggaggcgggAAACCTCAGCATGATGGACATTGTGACGGACGGCTTTGGCTTTATGCTGTGCTTCGGTGACCTTGCGTGGGTGCCGTTTACGTACACCCTGCAGACAAAGTACCTCGTCCACCACCCCGTGCACCTCTCGCTCGTGCATCTGTGCCTCTGCGCCTCCCTTTCTGCCACCGGCTACCTTATCTTTCGCAATGCGAACACGGAAAAGGACCGCTTCCGCAAAAATCCGCAGGACccgcgcgtgcagcacctgcgcgtcATGAGGACCTCCAACGGCAAGTCTCTCATCATCTCCGGCTACTGGGGCGTGTGCCGGCACCCAAACTACGTTGGTGACTGGCTGATGGCGCTCGGCTGGGCGGCGTTCAGCGGCACGGCAGAGTGGCTGCCGTACTTTCATCCTCTTTACTTTGGCTTCCTCCTCATGCACCGTCAGCTGCGCGATGAACAGCAGATGCGAGAGAAGTACGGCAAGGAGGACTGGAGCGCGTTCTGCCGCGTCGTCAAGTATCGGCTGTTCCCGTACATATATTAG
- a CDS encoding putative cytochrome-b5 reductase, which yields MAKFMTFGAATALGAAFHTYTSSQRMAAECAAKKEAFTTKFKPFVLGEVLNLAEDVAIFRFLLNDPSDVFDLVPCSTLQAHFKEGANMVDQPMRFYTPITPNGTKGYFDLLVKKQRPGRFTEHLFSMDVGESLLFRAIQYKLTYKKNRWTDVGMICGGTGLCPILQFMNASLETEGDSTRLNMLFANRSEKKILLKGLLDEKAREHKDRLQIFYTVDNFDDPDIIANPVYKKGAPLTVDVASQPSTSPDGRKYFHGFKGYIDVPMLQATMPRPSPSTLLLVCGPDPMMVKVVGAAPMVLRAMSGGLAYQPSGAVLNNAADVSGFLGTLGYQKEMVYRF from the coding sequence ATGGCCAAGTTCATGACCTTTGGCGCCGCAACCGCCCTCGGCGCTGCTTTCCACACCTACACCTCCTCCCAGCGCATGGCGGCTGAGTGCGCTGCGAAGAAGGAGGCGTTCACGACCAAGTTCAAGCCTTTTGTGCTGGGAGAGGTGCTCAACCTGGCTGAGGATGTCGCTATCTTCCGCTTTCTGCTGAACGACCCGAGCGACGTCTTCGACCTCGTGCCGTGCAGTACGCTGCAGGCACACTTCAAGGAGGGCGCGAACATGGTGGATCAGCCGATGCGCTTCTACACTCCCATCACGCCAAACGGGACGAAGGGCTACTTTGACCTTCTCGTCAAGAAGCAGCGGCCAGGCCGCTTCACCGAGCACCTCTTCTCTATGGACGTGGGTGAGTCGCTGCTGTTCCGTGCCATTCAGTACAAGCTAACGTACAAGAAGAATCGCTGGACCGATGTGGGCATGATCTGCGGTGGCACAGGCCTGTGCCCCATTCTGCAGTTCATGAACGCCTCTCTGGAAACGGAGGGCGATTCGACGAGGCTTAACATGCTTTTTGCCAACCGCTCAGAGAAGAAGATCCTGCTCAAGGGCTTGCTTGATGAGAAGGCCCGCGAGCACAAGGATCGACTGCAAATCTTTTACACGGTGGACAACTTTGACGACCCGGACATCATCGCGAATCCGGTGTACAAGAAAGGCGCTCCCTTGACGGTGGACGTCGCGAGCCAGCCGAGCACGAGCCCCGATGGCCGAAAGTACTTCCACGGCTTCAAGGGCTACATTGACGTGCCGATGTTGCAGGCGACGATGCCGAGGCCGTCACCGTCGACGCTGCTTCTCGTCTGCGGGCCCGACCCGATGATGGTGAAGGTGGTCGGTGCAGCACCGATGGTGCTGCGTGCCATGTCCGGCGGCCTCGCGTACCAGCCCTCAGGTGCAGTGCTGAACAACGCCGCGGATGTCTCCGGCTTCCTCGGCACCCTGGGCTATCAGAAGGAGATGGTCTACCGCTTCTGA